The following DNA comes from Pyxidicoccus trucidator.
GGTGCACGGGTGGATGGTGTCCGGAGCGGTATGGAACTGGATGCTGGAGCGGATGGACCTGACGGGGCTTCGGCTGATTGTCCCGGACGGCCGTGGCACGGGCCAGTCGGGGAAGCCGACCGGGGGCTACACGCTGGAGGGGCTCGCGCAGGACGTGCTCGCGGTGGCGGACGCGGCCGGGGCGCAGCGCTTCACGATCGTGGGCCACAGCATGGGCGGCCAGCTGGCGCAGTGGGTGGCGGCGCAGGTGCCCTCGCGCGTGGACGCGGTGATGCTCGTGAATCCGGTGCCTGCGGCGGGCCTGCCGCTGCCTCCGGACGCGGCGGGGCTGTTCCGCACCTCGGCGGGCAGCCGCGAGAAGCAGTCCACCATCATGAACCTGTCCTGCAAGCTGCTCGGCACCGACGTGCTGGAGACGCTGCTGAAGGACACGGCGAACACCTCCGCTCCGGCGATTGAGAACATCTTCGACG
Coding sequences within:
- a CDS encoding alpha/beta fold hydrolase, whose protein sequence is MPTTSASDGTSLHYRVLGDGPRTVVLVHGWMVSGAVWNWMLERMDLTGLRLIVPDGRGTGQSGKPTGGYTLEGLAQDVLAVADAAGAQRFTIVGHSMGGQLAQWVAAQVPSRVDAVMLVNPVPAAGLPLPPDAAGLFRTSAGSREKQSTIMNLSCKLLGTDVLETLLKDTANTSAPAIENIFDAWTKGGFADKLSAITAPTLVLATDDAFLPPAFLRDAVVNPIRRARLAYLPGPGHYPQVERPVELAAVLTAFLSGSAPA